A part of Microbacterium atlanticum genomic DNA contains:
- a CDS encoding DUF58 domain-containing protein, with the protein MRRVWPLTARGTGAVVLAIVCFIVANEASLSELMYFGILLLAAVAASVGALYVGRRTESVTRSLSPEVVSVGLEARVAVRVGVRSAVPTAPGIWRDTLPPGLRGKATGVFPALGSGLLGGERGGARSVDLVYTVTGARRGVHPLGPLTVRSSDPFGLARRTVLFGERTPVTVAPAVIDLAPLVDYAGAAGGMLHTTNDQLGQGADNLVARPYASGDSMRRIHWRATAHRDELMVRQEEQESTPEASVVIDRAARRWSPEALQAPGTDPGFEAAVSACVSAVARLVHDGYAVEVLDTEGTVLMERIDGGDMTSVDGLLVQLATLTARRDDELPRLPRLFAGVSTGPIVLVVGRLDASDAAAIGPVAHHSTLPILLATAPFGAALDRAADHGWHVASIDPERDLAPAWANAVGRGVHHVVG; encoded by the coding sequence ATGAGACGCGTGTGGCCGCTGACCGCCCGGGGCACGGGTGCGGTCGTGCTCGCGATCGTCTGCTTCATCGTGGCGAACGAGGCGAGCCTGAGCGAGCTGATGTACTTCGGCATCCTGCTGCTGGCGGCCGTCGCCGCCAGCGTCGGGGCGCTGTACGTCGGCCGCCGCACCGAGTCGGTCACCAGGTCGCTCTCGCCCGAGGTGGTCTCGGTCGGCCTCGAGGCGCGGGTGGCCGTGCGCGTGGGCGTGAGATCGGCCGTGCCCACCGCGCCCGGCATCTGGCGGGACACGCTGCCCCCGGGACTTCGCGGTAAAGCCACCGGCGTCTTCCCGGCGCTGGGGTCGGGCCTGCTGGGCGGAGAGCGCGGCGGTGCACGGAGCGTCGACCTCGTCTACACGGTCACCGGCGCCCGGCGGGGCGTCCACCCGCTCGGCCCACTCACCGTCCGGTCGTCCGACCCGTTCGGGCTCGCGCGGCGCACGGTGCTGTTCGGTGAGCGCACACCGGTCACGGTCGCCCCGGCCGTGATCGATCTCGCGCCGCTGGTGGACTACGCCGGTGCCGCCGGAGGCATGCTCCACACGACGAACGACCAGCTTGGACAGGGCGCCGACAACCTGGTGGCCCGGCCCTACGCGTCCGGCGACTCGATGCGCCGCATCCACTGGCGCGCGACCGCTCACCGCGACGAGCTCATGGTGCGTCAGGAGGAGCAGGAGTCCACGCCCGAGGCATCCGTCGTCATCGACCGCGCTGCGCGGCGATGGTCGCCCGAGGCCCTGCAGGCGCCGGGCACCGACCCCGGCTTCGAGGCGGCGGTCTCGGCCTGCGTGTCCGCGGTCGCGCGGCTGGTGCACGACGGCTACGCGGTGGAGGTGCTCGACACCGAGGGCACGGTGCTGATGGAACGCATCGACGGCGGCGACATGACGTCCGTCGACGGGCTGCTCGTCCAGCTCGCCACGCTCACGGCGCGCCGCGACGACGAGCTGCCGCGGCTGCCCCGGCTCTTCGCCGGCGTCTCGACCGGGCCGATCGTGCTCGTCGTCGGGCGGCTGGACGCCTCCGACGCGGCAGCGATCGGACCGGTCGCCCATCACAGCACACTGCCGATCCTGCTGGCCACCGCTCCCTTCGGTGCGGCTCTGGATCGCGCGGCCGACCACGGCTGGCACGTGGCATCCATCGATCCCGAACGCGACCTCGCACCGGCGTGGGCGAACGCGGTCGGCCGGGGGGTGCACCATGTCGTCGGGTGA
- a CDS encoding metalloregulator ArsR/SmtB family transcription factor, translating to MKPAVGITSLGDPTRVRILGLIRDAQDGRALVGDLAKSLELRQPTVSHHMKALHDDGIVVREPDGRRVWYSIAPAHADLVGSIVGGREPADEPDLERIADALSVRFHGVFSRETVYAVVLDSHRRLAGHSQSPMLTSRTAMFAAARLEALHRDDAPTPTVPTVLFVCVQNAGRSQIAAGILRQLAGDRVAVRTAGSQPVGDVRQSIVTALNEIGVSLGGEFPKPLTDEAVRAADVVVTMGCGDACPVYPGRRYLDWELDDPVGKSPERVRVIRDDIERRVRSLLLELFPESLPAATRA from the coding sequence ATGAAACCTGCGGTGGGTATCACCTCATTGGGGGATCCGACGCGCGTGCGCATACTCGGCCTGATCCGCGACGCGCAGGACGGGCGAGCCCTCGTCGGGGATCTGGCGAAGTCGCTGGAGCTTCGGCAGCCGACGGTCAGTCACCACATGAAGGCGCTGCACGACGACGGTATTGTCGTGCGCGAGCCGGACGGGCGCCGCGTCTGGTACTCGATCGCCCCTGCCCACGCCGACCTCGTCGGCTCGATCGTCGGCGGCCGAGAACCCGCGGACGAGCCCGACCTCGAGCGCATCGCCGACGCCCTGTCCGTGCGCTTCCACGGTGTGTTCAGCCGCGAGACCGTTTACGCGGTCGTCCTGGACAGTCACCGACGCCTGGCCGGTCACTCGCAGTCCCCGATGTTGACCAGCCGCACGGCCATGTTCGCTGCTGCGCGGCTCGAGGCGCTCCATCGTGACGACGCGCCCACCCCGACCGTGCCCACGGTGCTCTTCGTCTGCGTGCAGAACGCCGGTCGCTCTCAGATCGCCGCCGGAATCCTCCGACAACTCGCCGGCGACAGAGTGGCGGTGCGAACAGCCGGCTCGCAGCCGGTCGGCGATGTGCGCCAGAGCATCGTCACAGCGCTCAACGAGATCGGCGTCTCGCTGGGGGGCGAGTTCCCGAAGCCGCTCACCGATGAAGCCGTCCGCGCGGCCGACGTCGTCGTCACGATGGGTTGCGGTGACGCATGCCCGGTCTACCCCGGCCGCCGGTACCTGGACTGGGAGCTCGACGACCCGGTTGGCAAGTCGCCCGAGCGGGTTCGTGTCATCAGGGACGACATCGAACGGCGTGTGCGCAGCCTGCTCCTTGAGCTGTTCCCCGAAAGTTTACCTGCAGCAACTCGTGCATAG
- a CDS encoding GNAT family N-acetyltransferase, protein MTEVRAMTPADWPAVEEIYAHGIEDGEATFEVATPTWEAFDAAKLPALRFVAVDAGGALVGWIAASAVSSRPAYRGVVEHSVYVSRSARGQGIGRRLLDVFIDAAEVAGIWTIQSSIFPENAASLRLHAAAGFRVVGRRERIARSGAGPHAGCWRDTLLIERRSAMDGD, encoded by the coding sequence ATGACGGAAGTGCGCGCGATGACGCCGGCCGATTGGCCGGCGGTCGAGGAGATCTACGCACATGGCATCGAGGACGGGGAGGCGACATTCGAGGTCGCCACCCCGACCTGGGAGGCGTTCGATGCGGCGAAGCTGCCGGCCCTGCGGTTCGTCGCTGTCGACGCGGGCGGCGCCCTGGTCGGCTGGATCGCCGCGTCCGCGGTGTCCTCCCGTCCGGCGTACCGCGGAGTCGTCGAACACTCGGTGTACGTCTCTCGCAGTGCCCGCGGACAAGGCATCGGCCGCCGCCTGCTCGACGTGTTCATCGACGCCGCCGAGGTCGCGGGCATCTGGACGATCCAATCGAGCATCTTCCCGGAGAACGCCGCGAGCCTCAGGCTCCACGCCGCTGCGGGCTTCCGAGTGGTGGGGCGGCGCGAACGCATCGCACGATCGGGTGCCGGCCCGCACGCCGGCTGCTGGCGCGACACCCTCCTCATCGAGCGTCGTAGCGCAATGGACGGCGACTGA
- a CDS encoding aquaporin, whose translation MSNTIRAAAGEFLGSAGLAAVVIGSGIAAQRLSPGDVGLQLLENAFATALGLAVLIVVFATVSGSHFNPVVTLVDITLHRRSWTTAGVYLPVQVIGCVAGAVLANVMFAAPAIAWSTTDRSAWPLLLSEVVATAGLVLLIFALVRTGRSNLAAPAVGAYIGAAYFFTSSTSFANPAITIGRMFSDTFAGIAPASVLPFIGAQLVGAALGYSAVRVLFPVGVPAPAVARS comes from the coding sequence GTGAGCAACACTATTCGTGCCGCTGCCGGTGAGTTCCTCGGCAGCGCAGGCCTCGCCGCGGTCGTGATCGGATCGGGCATCGCCGCCCAGCGCCTCTCCCCCGGTGATGTCGGTCTCCAGCTCTTGGAAAACGCGTTCGCCACGGCGCTCGGGCTTGCCGTGCTGATCGTCGTCTTCGCGACGGTGTCGGGATCGCACTTCAACCCCGTGGTGACACTCGTAGACATCACCTTGCACCGAAGGTCGTGGACGACCGCCGGTGTCTACCTGCCCGTCCAAGTGATCGGATGCGTCGCGGGAGCAGTGCTCGCCAACGTCATGTTCGCTGCACCGGCGATCGCATGGAGCACGACCGACCGCTCTGCCTGGCCGCTGCTGCTCTCCGAGGTGGTGGCGACCGCCGGGCTCGTCCTGCTGATCTTCGCCCTCGTGCGAACGGGCCGGTCGAACCTTGCTGCTCCCGCCGTGGGCGCCTACATCGGCGCCGCATACTTCTTCACCTCGTCGACGAGCTTCGCCAACCCCGCCATCACAATCGGCCGCATGTTCAGCGACACATTCGCCGGCATCGCCCCCGCGTCGGTGCTGCCGTTCATCGGAGCGCAGCTCGTCGGCGCGGCGCTGGGATACTCGGCGGTCCGGGTGCTGTTCCCGGTAGGGGTGCCCGCGCCCGCCGTCGCGCGGAGCTGA
- a CDS encoding ArsR/SmtB family transcription factor, translating into MTTMLDVTDITAGVCCTPLVREPLTAEEAEQLAVTMKALADPTRLRLLSIVAASDDSEACVCDLIEPVGLSQPTVSHHLKILTTAGFLTRSKRGTWAYFKLVPGALDRVSQLLVAS; encoded by the coding sequence ATGACCACGATGCTCGACGTGACCGACATCACCGCCGGCGTCTGCTGCACACCCCTCGTTCGCGAGCCACTGACCGCCGAAGAGGCCGAGCAGCTCGCCGTGACGATGAAGGCTCTCGCCGATCCGACCCGGCTCCGGCTCCTGTCCATCGTCGCTGCGTCAGACGACTCCGAAGCATGTGTCTGCGACCTGATCGAGCCGGTCGGGCTCAGCCAGCCGACCGTCTCGCACCACCTGAAGATCCTCACCACCGCGGGGTTCCTCACACGCAGCAAGCGCGGAACGTGGGCGTACTTCAAGCTCGTGCCCGGCGCGCTCGACCGCGTCTCACAGCTCCTCGTCGCCTCGTGA
- a CDS encoding AAA family ATPase yields MTDTAMTDAAPGAHEAGLTAAGFARITGAILDAVGTVIDGKPDAVRSALVCLLAEGHLLIEDVPGVGKTMLARALATSVDATVRRIQFTPDLLPGDVTGVSVYNPVDREFEFKPGAIFASIVIADEINRSSPKTQSALLEAMEERQVTVDGRTHFVPDPFLVVATQNPLEMEGTYALPEAQRDRFMMRISMGYPDPRSEALMLRQRDTVNPLDQLAAVVSADEVSDLIAWARAVHVAPAIEDYAVALAQATRGHSDLRLGASPRATLQLVRAAKVWAALDGRAFVIPDDITALLAPVFAHRLIPTRAAGGARGGNAADAIAVILERIAASVRVPIASRQ; encoded by the coding sequence ATGACGGATACCGCGATGACGGATGCCGCGCCCGGCGCGCACGAGGCCGGGCTGACGGCGGCGGGATTCGCCCGCATCACCGGCGCCATCCTGGACGCCGTCGGCACCGTGATCGACGGCAAGCCCGATGCGGTGCGCAGCGCCCTCGTCTGTCTGCTCGCCGAAGGGCACCTGCTCATCGAGGACGTGCCCGGCGTCGGGAAGACGATGCTCGCCCGCGCCCTGGCCACCTCGGTGGACGCGACCGTGCGGCGCATCCAGTTCACCCCCGACCTGCTGCCCGGCGATGTGACGGGGGTCAGCGTCTACAACCCGGTCGACCGGGAGTTCGAGTTCAAGCCGGGGGCGATCTTCGCCAGCATCGTGATCGCCGACGAGATCAACCGGTCCTCCCCCAAGACGCAGTCCGCTCTGCTCGAGGCGATGGAGGAGCGCCAGGTGACCGTGGACGGGCGCACCCACTTCGTGCCCGACCCGTTCCTCGTGGTGGCCACCCAGAACCCGCTGGAGATGGAGGGCACGTATGCCCTCCCGGAGGCGCAGCGGGACCGGTTCATGATGCGCATCTCGATGGGCTACCCCGACCCTCGCTCCGAGGCGCTCATGCTGCGCCAGCGCGACACCGTGAACCCGCTGGATCAGCTCGCGGCCGTGGTGTCGGCCGACGAGGTCTCGGACCTCATCGCGTGGGCCCGCGCGGTGCACGTGGCGCCGGCCATCGAGGACTACGCCGTCGCACTGGCGCAGGCGACGCGCGGCCACAGCGACCTGCGCCTGGGCGCGAGCCCGCGCGCGACGCTTCAGCTCGTCCGCGCCGCCAAGGTGTGGGCGGCCCTCGACGGGCGGGCGTTCGTCATCCCCGACGACATCACCGCGCTGCTGGCTCCGGTGTTCGCCCACCGCCTCATCCCGACACGTGCCGCCGGCGGGGCGCGCGGCGGGAATGCGGCCGACGCGATCGCCGTGATCCTGGAGCGCATCGCGGCGAGCGTGCGCGTGCCGATCGCCTCACGACAGTGA
- a CDS encoding FAD-dependent oxidoreductase, which produces MTLLDLTPRVADAGPLSTLPVAIIGAGPIGLAAAAHLLERGIDFLVFEAGDEVAASVRAWGHTRLFSPWKHLVDPASRRLLEERGWELPDPERAPTGTELVDKYVAPLAALDEIAPHIRTGVEVIGVTREGMDRTRTARRAATPFAVRVRTANGDVEDIPARAVIDASGTYTSPNSLSSSGLELLGMADIRDNVTPALPDVLGRDRAVFAGRRVTVVGAGHSAANTLLALVQLAREESGTTVTWLIRNAKAVRVTSSPDDELIGRADLGNRVDRAVERGDVALVDGFEIVRARRAGDVVELVGHRHGEVVTHQADIVVNATGFRPNLDILREIRLELDEIVEAPKRLAPLIDPNVHSCGTVEPHGFRELTHPEQGFFIVGMKSYGRAPTFLLATGYEQVRSVTAWLAGDTASASNVELVLPVTGVCSTDAGNGGGCC; this is translated from the coding sequence GTGACCCTGCTCGACCTGACCCCCCGCGTCGCCGACGCCGGCCCGCTGTCGACGCTGCCCGTCGCGATCATCGGCGCCGGCCCGATCGGCCTGGCCGCCGCTGCCCATCTGCTCGAGCGTGGCATCGACTTCCTGGTCTTCGAAGCGGGCGACGAGGTTGCGGCGAGTGTCCGAGCGTGGGGGCATACCCGCCTGTTCTCGCCGTGGAAGCACCTCGTCGACCCGGCATCGCGCCGGCTGCTGGAGGAGCGCGGTTGGGAACTGCCGGACCCTGAGCGGGCGCCGACGGGAACGGAGCTGGTCGACAAGTATGTCGCGCCGCTCGCCGCGCTCGACGAGATCGCCCCGCACATCCGCACTGGCGTCGAAGTCATCGGCGTCACCCGCGAGGGGATGGATCGGACCCGCACCGCCCGCCGCGCCGCCACTCCCTTCGCGGTACGCGTCCGGACGGCGAACGGCGACGTGGAGGACATCCCCGCGCGCGCGGTGATCGACGCATCCGGCACGTACACATCCCCCAATTCGCTGTCGTCCAGTGGTCTGGAGCTCCTGGGGATGGCCGACATCCGTGACAATGTCACTCCGGCGCTTCCCGACGTTCTCGGCCGGGACCGTGCTGTGTTCGCGGGCCGTCGCGTGACCGTGGTCGGCGCGGGGCACTCCGCCGCCAATACCCTGCTGGCCCTGGTGCAGCTCGCCCGGGAGGAGTCGGGCACCACGGTGACCTGGCTGATCCGCAACGCCAAGGCGGTGCGGGTCACCTCCTCACCGGACGATGAGCTGATCGGTCGTGCAGATCTCGGCAACCGGGTCGACCGAGCCGTGGAACGCGGCGACGTCGCGCTCGTCGATGGCTTCGAGATCGTCCGTGCTCGCCGCGCGGGTGACGTGGTCGAGCTGGTCGGCCACCGCCACGGAGAGGTCGTCACCCACCAGGCCGACATCGTCGTGAACGCCACCGGCTTCCGGCCGAACCTCGACATCCTCCGAGAGATCCGCCTCGAGCTGGACGAGATCGTCGAAGCCCCCAAGCGCCTCGCGCCGCTGATCGACCCGAACGTCCACTCCTGTGGCACCGTCGAGCCGCACGGCTTCCGCGAGCTCACGCATCCGGAGCAGGGCTTCTTCATCGTGGGGATGAAGTCCTACGGGCGCGCGCCGACGTTCCTGCTCGCCACCGGCTACGAGCAGGTGCGCTCGGTGACGGCCTGGCTCGCCGGCGACACCGCATCCGCGTCGAACGTGGAGCTCGTGCTTCCCGTGACCGGGGTGTGCTCCACCGATGCAGGCAACGGCGGTGGCTGCTGCTGA
- a CDS encoding arsenate reductase ArsC, which translates to MSDKPTVLFVCVHNAGRSQMAAGYLRALGGDDVEVRSAGSAPKDVINPVAVEAMAEEGIDIAGNTPTVLTVDAVKESDVVITMGCGDACPMFPGKRYEDWELDDPAGQGIEAVRPIRDEIRGRVEALLAEILPTRSAA; encoded by the coding sequence ATGAGTGACAAGCCGACCGTTCTGTTCGTCTGCGTCCACAATGCCGGCCGATCCCAGATGGCTGCAGGCTATCTCCGTGCGCTCGGGGGAGACGACGTCGAGGTGCGCTCGGCAGGATCGGCCCCGAAAGATGTCATCAACCCGGTCGCTGTGGAGGCGATGGCTGAGGAGGGTATCGACATTGCGGGCAACACGCCCACCGTGCTGACCGTCGACGCCGTGAAGGAATCGGATGTCGTGATCACCATGGGCTGCGGCGACGCCTGCCCGATGTTTCCGGGCAAGCGCTACGAGGATTGGGAGCTCGATGATCCTGCTGGTCAGGGGATCGAGGCGGTGCGTCCGATTCGCGATGAGATTCGTGGTCGGGTGGAGGCGCTGCTTGCGGAGATTCTTCCGACACGTAGTGCGGCATGA
- a CDS encoding transglutaminase TgpA family protein, which translates to MSSGEPARARGGERLLTFSILAALVAALLPVVRVIEPGWWLLAALMLAALVLAAGYTARLYRLPAVAVTLIEMALWTVFLTFVFLRDTALLWVIPTLDTLRSVPVVVEAAMQEIQLGAAPLEPTLPLAFVVVGAMGLLTIIVDHVVVTARMPLLAAVGIVTVSLIPAIAAPAAVDVIGFVFLAVTILFLIRSETRSREKPLEREEERTAGVPATALGIGAVAVLVAVVVTPALPQPSARPGAGLGPGPGIDATLQLGDDLRRPQEVEVIRVRTDSPSVPYLRATTLSRFEGGVWEPDRAQTVSLESERAFGEIDHTEDIRISEYTTKVDVVNLDSPWAPVPYPAVGITGLRGLWGAVPYNRTVATTSDSTMGQSYEVTTAYPRPTLEQVRAATSVGSQVRDETTELPADIPPLIGELAAQVTAGATTDYDKLTLLQRWFRGVEFTYSLDAPVEEGFDGSGAEAVARFLEVREGYCVHFASAFALMARTLNMPSRIVVGYLPGTPTTESIDGQPVYSVLSSQLHAWPEVYFAGIGWIPFEPTSGLGTPTLFSASSTAPGETTDPGTVGSQPTATPSLPADAGRIDAEEQQAADGPGTSRDAVDPLPLVGIVTGVLVLLSVPLVVRELRRRQLDAAARTGDAAAAWQSVQEAAIDVAIPVPASETPRAFARRLVEEHGVEASDIETVLTAIERVSYSKAGTRSYWMGDAAAVAAAAVRASLLASVPPSRRILALAAPRSLIIRPGSVYAGSAPVRAR; encoded by the coding sequence ATGTCGTCGGGTGAGCCGGCCCGTGCTCGCGGAGGCGAGCGGCTGCTGACCTTCTCGATCCTCGCGGCGCTGGTGGCCGCGCTGCTCCCGGTCGTTCGCGTCATCGAGCCCGGCTGGTGGCTCCTGGCGGCACTGATGCTGGCCGCGCTCGTCCTCGCCGCCGGCTACACCGCCCGCCTCTACCGTCTTCCCGCCGTCGCGGTGACGCTCATCGAGATGGCGCTGTGGACCGTGTTCCTCACGTTCGTGTTCCTTCGCGACACCGCCCTCCTGTGGGTGATCCCCACCCTCGACACCCTCCGCAGCGTGCCCGTGGTCGTCGAGGCGGCGATGCAGGAGATCCAGCTCGGTGCGGCGCCCCTCGAGCCCACCCTTCCGCTCGCGTTCGTCGTGGTCGGCGCCATGGGACTGCTCACGATCATCGTGGACCACGTCGTGGTGACGGCACGGATGCCGCTGCTGGCCGCCGTCGGCATCGTCACGGTCTCGCTCATCCCGGCGATCGCCGCGCCCGCCGCCGTCGACGTCATCGGGTTCGTCTTCCTGGCGGTGACCATCCTCTTTCTGATCCGCTCCGAGACCCGCTCCCGCGAGAAGCCGCTGGAGCGCGAGGAGGAGCGCACGGCCGGCGTCCCGGCCACGGCGCTCGGCATCGGAGCCGTCGCCGTCCTGGTGGCCGTCGTCGTCACACCGGCCCTCCCGCAGCCGAGTGCGCGCCCGGGGGCCGGGCTCGGCCCGGGGCCGGGCATCGACGCGACGCTGCAGCTCGGGGACGACCTGCGTCGGCCCCAGGAGGTGGAGGTCATCCGGGTGCGCACGGACTCGCCCTCGGTGCCGTACCTGCGCGCCACGACGCTGAGCCGGTTCGAGGGCGGCGTGTGGGAGCCCGACCGCGCCCAGACCGTCTCCCTGGAGAGCGAGCGCGCGTTCGGCGAGATCGACCACACCGAGGACATCCGCATCTCGGAGTACACCACCAAGGTCGATGTGGTGAACCTCGACTCCCCGTGGGCGCCCGTGCCGTATCCCGCCGTCGGCATCACCGGCCTCCGCGGGCTGTGGGGGGCGGTGCCCTACAACCGCACCGTGGCCACGACGAGCGACTCCACCATGGGCCAGTCGTACGAGGTGACGACCGCCTACCCCCGGCCGACGCTGGAGCAGGTGCGTGCGGCGACCTCCGTCGGCTCGCAGGTGCGGGATGAGACGACCGAGCTCCCCGCCGACATCCCTCCGCTCATCGGTGAGCTGGCCGCGCAGGTGACAGCCGGCGCCACCACCGACTACGACAAGCTCACCCTCCTGCAGCGGTGGTTCCGTGGGGTCGAGTTCACCTACTCGCTCGACGCGCCGGTCGAGGAGGGCTTCGACGGCAGCGGCGCCGAGGCGGTGGCGAGATTCCTGGAGGTGCGGGAGGGCTACTGCGTTCACTTCGCGTCCGCCTTCGCGCTCATGGCCCGCACCCTCAACATGCCGTCGCGGATCGTGGTCGGCTACCTGCCCGGCACGCCCACGACCGAGAGCATCGACGGGCAGCCGGTGTACTCCGTGCTGAGCTCTCAGCTGCACGCGTGGCCCGAGGTCTACTTCGCGGGCATCGGCTGGATCCCCTTCGAGCCGACGTCGGGCCTCGGCACTCCGACGCTCTTCTCGGCCTCCTCGACGGCGCCCGGCGAGACGACCGATCCCGGAACCGTCGGGTCCCAGCCGACCGCGACGCCGTCGCTGCCGGCGGACGCCGGTCGCATCGACGCGGAGGAGCAGCAGGCCGCCGACGGACCGGGAACCTCTCGTGACGCCGTCGATCCGCTGCCGCTGGTCGGCATCGTGACGGGGGTGCTCGTGCTGCTGTCTGTGCCGTTGGTCGTGAGGGAGCTTCGCCGGCGGCAGCTGGACGCCGCCGCGCGTACCGGAGACGCCGCTGCCGCATGGCAGTCGGTGCAGGAGGCGGCGATCGACGTGGCCATCCCGGTCCCCGCGAGCGAGACACCGCGCGCGTTCGCGCGCAGGCTGGTCGAAGAGCACGGGGTGGAGGCATCCGACATCGAGACGGTCCTGACCGCCATCGAGCGCGTCAGCTACTCCAAGGCCGGGACCCGCTCCTATTGGATGGGGGATGCCGCGGCCGTCGCGGCCGCCGCGGTGCGGGCGTCGCTGCTGGCGTCGGTTCCGCCCTCGCGCCGGATCCTGGCGCTCGCAGCCCCCCGATCGCTCATCATCCGGCCGGGCAGCGTCTATGCCGGATCCGCCCCGGTTCGGGCGCGGTAG
- a CDS encoding DUF5671 domain-containing protein has product MTDTPSAGASRSVTAPDAARAGGGAGAVVRRIILLSLLFALVTVAAIGIAGLVEWAIGSASVIAQGEAPLARSLAFAVVGTPLAAALWWWQRRRLGEPGEQASLVWTLYLTAMTLTALVIATVALGQVAGDGISGEWRPGDAAAAVVWAGVWWWHRQLRRGPRTAPTRLGDLPVELSAVWGLVVGALGAVAALATVISRALAGGPGLLVAGQAWWQSALQALVWFVLGTVIWWWHWHREGARRVPGPFADVVVVVVVGAAAAATLVSLANALHLLLRLAVSGDGADVQASLDTAVAGAAVGAVVWAYHAGVLGGRADGARRAGRLVVSAIALIQAASGFGVIVNALLASVASVLADDESGNLLLGGISALVVGGVAWWASWRPDRVETTDAADPGRRVYLVVVFGASAIAAVVTLLLIGYRLFEFALGEGASGGLLEFLRAPMGVLSATAIVFAYHFAIWRRDRAAAPRAARRRIGRVILVSAGDVSALGAAVRSATGAAVTVWRTAEGEGTFGPDPAPVLAALEEVAAPRVLVLAEPGGAARVVPLAD; this is encoded by the coding sequence GTGACGGACACGCCGAGCGCGGGTGCCAGCCGATCCGTCACGGCGCCCGATGCCGCCCGCGCCGGTGGGGGCGCCGGCGCGGTCGTGCGGCGGATCATCCTGCTCTCACTGCTGTTCGCGCTCGTCACCGTGGCGGCGATCGGGATCGCGGGGCTCGTGGAGTGGGCGATCGGATCGGCGAGCGTGATCGCCCAGGGCGAGGCTCCGCTGGCTCGCTCGCTGGCCTTCGCGGTGGTCGGCACCCCGCTTGCCGCCGCGCTGTGGTGGTGGCAGCGGCGCCGTCTCGGCGAGCCCGGCGAGCAGGCATCGCTGGTGTGGACCCTCTACCTCACCGCGATGACGCTGACGGCGCTGGTGATCGCGACGGTCGCACTCGGCCAGGTGGCCGGTGACGGGATCAGCGGCGAATGGCGGCCCGGGGACGCCGCTGCCGCCGTGGTGTGGGCAGGGGTGTGGTGGTGGCACCGCCAGCTGCGCCGGGGACCGCGGACCGCGCCGACGCGCCTCGGCGACCTGCCGGTCGAGCTCAGCGCCGTCTGGGGCCTCGTCGTCGGGGCGCTGGGAGCCGTCGCGGCGCTCGCGACCGTCATCTCGCGAGCCCTCGCCGGCGGGCCGGGACTGCTCGTGGCCGGCCAGGCCTGGTGGCAGTCCGCTCTCCAGGCGCTCGTGTGGTTCGTGCTGGGCACCGTGATCTGGTGGTGGCATTGGCACCGCGAGGGCGCGCGCCGGGTGCCCGGCCCGTTCGCGGACGTGGTCGTGGTCGTCGTGGTGGGCGCTGCGGCGGCCGCGACGCTCGTCTCGCTCGCGAACGCACTCCACCTGCTGCTGCGGCTGGCCGTATCGGGCGACGGCGCTGACGTGCAGGCGTCGCTGGACACCGCCGTCGCCGGCGCCGCAGTGGGAGCTGTCGTGTGGGCGTATCACGCCGGTGTGCTCGGGGGGCGCGCCGACGGTGCCCGTCGCGCAGGGCGCCTCGTGGTCTCGGCCATCGCACTGATCCAGGCCGCGAGCGGGTTCGGCGTGATCGTCAACGCCCTGCTGGCCAGCGTCGCCTCTGTGCTCGCGGACGACGAGAGCGGGAACCTCCTGCTCGGCGGGATCAGCGCCCTCGTGGTGGGCGGCGTCGCGTGGTGGGCGTCCTGGCGGCCCGACCGGGTGGAGACGACGGATGCCGCCGACCCGGGTCGCCGCGTCTACCTCGTCGTCGTCTTCGGCGCGAGCGCGATCGCCGCGGTGGTGACGCTCCTGCTGATCGGATACCGACTGTTCGAGTTCGCGCTGGGCGAAGGGGCGAGCGGCGGCCTGCTGGAGTTCCTGCGCGCGCCGATGGGCGTGCTCAGCGCGACGGCGATCGTGTTCGCCTACCATTTCGCGATCTGGCGACGGGATCGCGCCGCGGCGCCGCGGGCGGCGAGACGCCGGATCGGACGTGTGATCCTCGTCTCCGCCGGCGACGTGTCGGCGCTGGGGGCAGCCGTGCGCTCGGCGACCGGGGCCGCGGTGACGGTGTGGCGCACGGCGGAGGGGGAGGGGACGTTCGGTCCGGATCCCGCACCGGTGCTCGCGGCGCTGGAGGAGGTCGCTGCGCCGCGGGTGCTGGTCCTCGCCGAACCTGGTGGCGCGGCGCGGGTGGTGCCGCTCGCCGACTGA